In the genome of Bacteroidales bacterium, the window GATATACTTTGCAAAACCACATTTAGTCGGTTCACTAATTCTTGAATCATTTTCTCACCCTTATATACAGGAATTACTATTGATATTTTCATTTTTCAATTTTTAATGCCACCCAACGTCTTATTTACGTAACAAATATACAACATTCGTAAATATTAAACTTATAACATTCGTATATTTTTTTGTATTAATATATATATAGTTTTTATATGTTGCTGTAAATCAATCAAATAACACAAATTAGCAAGTTATGGCGGCTGCACGACAATTTGTAACACATTGATAATTAGGTGGTTATGGGTTGCCACCCGTCACGTGTAAGGCGCTAACAATCAGCAATTTAAACATGCTTTTTGCCATCACAAAATTTTATCAGGCAGCAATTGTTTTAGAATTTTATTTGCAATTTGAGCAGATTTCAGGTTTTACGCCTTTTAAAAAATTCTTTCTAAACATTTGGAATTTGCTTCCTTTCCAGATATCGCGAATATCATTTTCAGCAACATTGCCCATAATATGCGTAGGTATTTTGTCGTAGCAGCATGAAGTGATGTCGCCGTCAGTTGTAACTACAATAGTGCTCCATAAGCGAAAACAATTTTTTCTTTTTTTTGTCTTCAAATTAAATTCATCATTTTTTTGCTTTGAATAACGCTGAAAAATTTTTTCACTAGACATGTTTTTTATTGCATTATCAGCATTATAAAATTGCGGAGATTTGAACACAACTTTGTCTGCTCCTAGCTCTAATGCTTTTTTCTTTAAATCTTTTTTTTGATTTTCATTAAAAGAAAAAACTAACATTTGAACTTCAATTATTGGCGTAGCTTTTTTTTGCTTGTGTTTTTTTATAAAAGAAATTCCGTTTAGCACTTTTTTAATGTCGCCGCCTAAGCGGTAATTAGAATAAATTGCATCAGTAATTCCATCTAGCGAAATAATTATTTTATCTAGCTTAGATTGGCATATTTTTAAGGCAAAATCTTCGTTTATAAGTTGTGCATTTGTGCTAATAACAGTATAAAATTTTAGCTTATGAGCCATAGAAATTTTGTTAAAAATATCTACATCAAGCAGCGGTTCTCCTTGAAAATACAAGTTAAGCCAGAAGGTTTTTTTATTTATTTGTTTTAAAATTTTATCATAAACTTTGTCGTCTAAAAATTTGTTTTCGCGTTTTATTTTATTAGTGCCTACCAAGCATTCAGGACATTTTAGTTGGCAAATAGAGGCTGGCTCTATCGTTGCAGCCCACGGCTGATTCCATACGATTGGAATTCTGAAAACATTACTAAGAAAAAATGAAAATCTACATGCTATTAAATTACACAACCGGCTGAAAGACAATACTCTAAAAATTTTATATATATCATAATTTTTTGTTCGGAACATTATCTTTATCTTTTGTTTTTTGTAATTCTTGATTTAGATTTCGAGTTAAATTTTTAACAAAATCCCAATTGCTGAAAAACTCCATTGCTATTATGCGTAATAGTGTGTATGTAGGAATGGCTAAAATCATACCAATAGGTCCAGCAATGGTTCCAGCCATTAAAATTATAATAAAAATCTCAATAGGATGAGCTTTTACGCTTTTTGAAAAAATTAATGGTTGTAATAAAAACTCGTCAATCAAATTGGCAGAAACAAAAACTATCACCATTTTTATTATAAGCATTCCTGCTTGATCGGCAAAAATTTCAGGTGTTAATGTTGTAAGTCCTATTAAACAGCCAATAATGCCGCCAATAATAGGACCTAAATAAGGAATTATGTTAAATATGCCAGCAATAACTCCAATTAGAACCGCATTTTTCAAGCCAATAATATACATGCCTAATGAAATAATTGAAATAACGGTTACTAATTCTAAAAACAAACCGATAAAATATCTTGACAACATTTTTTTGCTGTAGAAAAGAATGCGAGCTATTTCGTCATGAGATTCTGTTGGGGTAAAAGTTTTTAAGCCTTTAAACAAAAGTTTATCGTCTCTCATGAAAAAATAAGAAAGAAAAATTACAGAAAACACTCCAATACTTATATTGCCAATTGTTCCAATCATTGAACTTGCAATACCTTGAATATTAATTGACTGTAAAAATTCTTTTGATTTTTCAATTAAAATTATTTCTATGCTTTCATCGTCTTTCAGCAATCCATAATCTTTTAGCGATGTTTCAAGATTTAAAATTTGACTTTCCATGCTTTGCATAATTCCAGTTATGTCAACTTGTGACAAATACATAGCTTGATCTATAATTATTGGAATTAGCAATAAAAGAGAAAATAAAATTATAGCAAAAACGACTGTGAGCGAAATTAGAGCACTTACTGAATGCGGGATACGGAATTTTTTAATTTTTATAGAATCAAGAAAACGCATCAATGGGTTTCCCATAAGGGATATAACCAATGAAATTAATAGATACACTAAAATATTTGGAAAAAAATAAAATAGTATAAAAATTAAGAGTAAAAAAGGAAGCCAGACATACCACTTTTTAAACCACTGCATATATTTTTTTTGTAAAAATAATCATTAATATCTTTTGTTTGCAAATTGTTAAAAAAATATATAAGAAATATTTGTGTAAAATGCTTATATACAGATATTTATCTTTTGTAAAAAAATTATTATTAATAAAAATTAAACATTATTTTCACAAAATGAGTTTTTTATAAAAAAAATAGTTAAATTTGTATAAGTTTTGCTGTGTATTGCATTACGTTTTTGCAGGGCAGCAAAATATTTTTTAAATTTTTCGATATGAATATTTATGTAGGAAACTTGAATTACAAAGTTAATGCTGAACGTTTAAAGACTGTATTTTTAGAATACGGTGAAGTTGAATCAGCTATTGTTATTACAGACAAATTTACTGGAAGGAGTAAAGGTTTTGGATTTGTAACAATGGTAAGTGATTCAGATGCTCAAAGAGCTATTGATGAATTAAACGGAAAAGAATTTGAAGGTCGTCAAATGGTTGTTAACCAAGCTAGACCAAAAGAAGAAAGTCGTTAATTTGTATTGAAAATCAGCCGATAAAATTTCGGCTGATTTTTTTTATAGTTTTCAGAACCAAATTTTTTTGCTAAAAAAAATAATAAAACTAATTTTGCTGAATGAAGTTGAATGACAAAATACGACTGTTAACAACTGCATTTGCTGAAAGTGAAAATTACATTAGTTTTAGTAATAAAATAGCGGACAATTCTAAAGACTCAGTTTTTATAGATGGTTTGGCTGGATCCTCATTGTCTTTGCTAATTGCTTTAACGGCAGCTAAGACAGATAAAAGTCATATAGTTGTTGCTTCAGGCAAGGAAGAAGCAATGTCTATATACGACGATTTAGAAATGATTTTAGATGAAAAAAACATTAATTCATCTGAAAAATCTGTGCTGTTTTTTCCTGTTGGATATAGTAAAGAATACGCACCAACAGAGCTTGATGCCAAGCATATATTATTTAGAGCGGAAGTGCTGAAGGCAATAGCTCAAAAAAGAAATCTATGTGTTGTAACATGGACTGAAGCTTTATGTACAATGGTTCCCAACACAGATTTCTTAGAAAACAACTCTTTCACAATCAATTGTAATGAGAAAATAGACATTTCTTTTATCGAAGAAGTGTTAGCTAGCTATGGATTTAATCAAGTTGACTTTGTTTGTGAGCCGGGAGAATTTGCTCTCAGGGGCTGCATTTGCGATGTTTATTCTTTTTCAGATGAAAATCCTTTTCGCATTGTTTTTTCAGGTGATATGGTCGAAAGCATTAGGTCTTTTGAGCCTGCAACACAATTAACCCTTGTAAATATGACTCATACTCAGATATTGCCAGATATGAGCCAAGTAGATGATGCTGAAAATTTAGTTTCTGTTTTTGATATTTTAAATGAAAATACTTGCTTTTGGATTAATGATGCTTCTGCAAATCAAAGGTTTATTGAGGAAACCACAAGGTTAATGCAAGGAGATTATATAAATAAAATTCTAAAGGATTATAAATTTTCAGACTATATTGATAAATTTAAAAGAGTTTATTCTTTTTTGCCCAACAAAGCTGATAATGTTGAAAAAGTCAACTTCCATTTTACTCCGCAGCAGTCTATAAATAAAAAATTCGATTGGTTTGTAGAAGATATTTTTAATCAAATTTCAAAAGGCTGGAGCATTAATATTCTAGCTGAAAACGATAAGCAAATAGAGCGTTTATACGCTATTTTTAAAGATATTGAGGAAAATAAAAAGATAAATATTACTAAAAAGATAAATATTATAAAATTTTCCTTAGACATGGGTTTTGCTGATAATATAAGCAAAACAGCTTTTTATGTTGACCATCAGTTGTTTAATAGATATAAAAGAAGCAGTTTGTATGATAGATTTAGGCGTCCAGAGAGAATATCTATTAATGAGCTTGTGAATATGCAGCCCGGCGATTATATTGTGCATATCACTCACGGAATTGGTCGCTATGCGGGATTGGAGAAAATAGAAATTAATGGACAAACTCAAGAAGCTATCAGGCTTGTATATAAAGATAACAACGAGATTCTTGTAAGCATTCATGCTCTGCATAGGGTTTCAAAATATATTGGAAAAGATGGCACTCCTCCTGTTCTTGATAAAATAGGTGGCTCATCTTGGATAACTAGGAAGAATAAAGCAAAGAAAAAGGTAAAAGATATTGCACGAGAATTGGTTAAATTATATGCAAAAAGGAGAGCGTCAAAGGGTTTTGCTTTTTCTCCGGATACATATTTGCAACATGAATTAGAGGCATCTTTTATTTATGAAGATACGCCAGACCAAATAACAGCAACAGAAAGCATAAAAAGCGATATGGAAGCAGATTTTCCTATGGATAGGTTAGTTTGCGGCGATGTGGGCTTTGGGAAGACAGAATTAGCTGTGAGAGCGGCTTTTAAAGCTGTTGCAGATAGTAAACAAGTTGCTGTTTTAGTTCCAACTACTATTTTGGCATTTCAACATTATAGAACTTTTACAGAAAGGCTTGAATCTTTGCCAGCTAATGTGGAATACTTAAACAGATTTCGTAGCAATAAAGAACAAAAAGATGTTTTAAAAAAGGTAAGCGAAGGTAATGTTGATATTTTAATTGGAACGCATAGAATTTTGAGCAAAGATGTGGATTTTAAAGACTTAGGGCTACTTATTATTGATGAAGAGCAAAAGTTTGGTGTTGCTGCAAAAGAAAAATTGAGAAAATTTTGCGAAAATATAGATACTTTAACCATGACAGCAACTCCTATTCCGCGAACATTGCAGTTTTCGCTAATGGGAGCTAGGGATATGAGCATATTGAGAACTCCTCCGTCAAATAGATACCCAGTGCAAACAGAGGTAATGACTTTCGACCCTGAAATTATTGAAAAAGCAATTCGCTATGAAATTGACAGAGGAGGGCAGGTTTATTTTGTGCATAATCGCATTCAAAACATTCAAGATGTTGCAAATATTGTTACCAAACTTGTTCCTGATGCTAGAATAGTAGTTGGTCATGGGCAAATGGAAGGAAATGCTCTAGAAAAAATAATGTTGGATTTTATTTCTGGAGAAATAGATGTGTTTGTTTCTACAACTATTGTTGAGTCAGGTTTAGACGTTCCTAATGCTAATACAATAATTATAAATGATGCACAAAATTTTGGTTTAAGCGATTTGCATCAGTTGAGAGGGCGGGTTGGACGTTCAAATAAAAAAGCATTTTGTTATTTATTTACGCCTCCTGAAATGATTTTATCAGAAGAGTCTCGAAAACGGCTTAGAGCTATTTCTGAATTTTCTGATTTAGGCTCTGGTTTTCAAATAGCTATGCGAGACCTTGATATTCGTGGAGCAGGGAACATACTTGGGGCAGAGCAAAGTGGCTTTATTTCAGAAATCGGCTTTGAAATGTATCAGAAAATCCTTGATGAGGCTCTTGATGAATTGAAATATGATGAAAGTGAAAACGAAGGTGTTGAAAAGCAGGATGATACTGACAAAAAATATGTTAGAGACGTGATGATTGAAACAGATAGCAGTATTTTAATTCCAGATAATTATGTTCCATCTGTTTCTGAGCGACTTCTGTTATATAAAGAACTAAATGAAATTGAAACGGAAGAGGAATTGGAAAAGTTTAAGTTTATGCTCAATGACCGTTTTGGAAATATACCTGCTCAAACATTGGAATTATTTGATATTGTTCGATTGAGATGGCTTGCAAGGCAAATGGGCATTGAAAAATTGATTTTAAAGAAAGACTTGCTCACATTGTATTTTATTGCGAAAAAAGAATCTCCTTTTTATAATTCGAAAACTTTTCAGCATGTAATTGATTACACAATAAAAAATCCGCGTAAATGTATTTTAAAGGAGCAAAACAATCGTTTATTTATGAAAATAGATGGGATACTGTCTGTATCTGACTCTATTTCTCTTTTAAAATCAATTCTTGAAGCCGATTAAGGATTGTTAAAACAAATAAAATTAAGAAATTTACTGTTTTTTACAATAAATTGTATTATCTTTGCATTTCAATAAAGGTCTCATGGCCGAGTGGCTAGGCGCCGGTCTGCAAAACCGTTTACAGCGGTTCGAATCCGCTTGAGACCTCTACATTGGGTGATTTCATAATGCCTAATGTTAGGGGGAAAATAAAACCTCTGTAAAAAATACAGAGGTTTTTCATTTTAAGATTCAGTATTGAACAATAAAATTTTCACTAGGCTTCGCCTGCCGGAGAGAACATTTTATATGGTTGAATTTGTTCGTGCTCTTCCTGTTTTCCGCACTTTTTCGGGACACCCAATCTAATACGCTGTTAATCAACAAGATATGAAAATAATTTGCTATTTTTGGGTGTCCCAAATTTTTTACTATGTATATTCGTGAAAAGAAAAATAACTCAGGAAGCGTTAGTATTCAGATAGTTAGCAAGGTTAGAGGCAAGTATAAATTAGTTAAAACAGTAGGTTGCGCCACTAAGCAGCACAAAATAAATCAGCTTAAAATGCAGGCAAAACAGCAGTTGGAAGAGTTCCTGACTTGTACCCAAAAATTTAGTGCGTAGGTAAAGTGCTGATAATCAACGCTAATTTGTTTTTTATGCTATTTTTACCGTACTAAAGAGACAAGTCAGGGTGGCGAGACAGGCAAAGCGGCGACGACTTGTAACCTGTTGATTATCAGTAGTTTACGCAGAGCTGCCGCTACATAAATCTTTTGTCGCCCATAATTACCTGATTATCAATGGGTTATAAAATGTTTTTTAGCAGAGTCTCAAAGGTCTATTGAATTATCTATAGCCGTTGCTTTTAAGCAACGGCTATAAAGATAATATAAAAGGGATTTATCCCAAATTTTATCACTCAATCATCTGCTAAAAATCCATAAGAGGCAATAAACAACAATAAACAGCAATGAATTTTTAAATATTTGTAATAATAATAATTTTTTGAATTAATAAAATTTTTTTAATGAAAATGCAATTATTTCTAACTTGTACCCTCAAAAATTAGTGTGGAGGTAAAAAATATGTTGCTTCAAATGGACGAACAACAGGCTGAACTGTATAAAATTATTAAAGAAAATTTTTAGGGTGTCCCAATGCGGAAAACAGGAGGTTTTTCATTTTAAGATTCAGTATTGAACAATAAAATTTTCACTAGGCTTCGCCTGCCGGAGAGAACATTTTATATGGTTGAATTTGTTCGTGCTCTTTTATCTCACCAAAGTTTTT includes:
- a CDS encoding RNA-binding protein, whose amino-acid sequence is MNIYVGNLNYKVNAERLKTVFLEYGEVESAIVITDKFTGRSKGFGFVTMVSDSDAQRAIDELNGKEFEGRQMVVNQARPKEESR
- a CDS encoding radical SAM protein; protein product: MFRTKNYDIYKIFRVLSFSRLCNLIACRFSFFLSNVFRIPIVWNQPWAATIEPASICQLKCPECLVGTNKIKRENKFLDDKVYDKILKQINKKTFWLNLYFQGEPLLDVDIFNKISMAHKLKFYTVISTNAQLINEDFALKICQSKLDKIIISLDGITDAIYSNYRLGGDIKKVLNGISFIKKHKQKKATPIIEVQMLVFSFNENQKKDLKKKALELGADKVVFKSPQFYNADNAIKNMSSEKIFQRYSKQKNDEFNLKTKKRKNCFRLWSTIVVTTDGDITSCCYDKIPTHIMGNVAENDIRDIWKGSKFQMFRKNFLKGVKPEICSNCK
- the mfd gene encoding transcription-repair coupling factor is translated as MKLNDKIRLLTTAFAESENYISFSNKIADNSKDSVFIDGLAGSSLSLLIALTAAKTDKSHIVVASGKEEAMSIYDDLEMILDEKNINSSEKSVLFFPVGYSKEYAPTELDAKHILFRAEVLKAIAQKRNLCVVTWTEALCTMVPNTDFLENNSFTINCNEKIDISFIEEVLASYGFNQVDFVCEPGEFALRGCICDVYSFSDENPFRIVFSGDMVESIRSFEPATQLTLVNMTHTQILPDMSQVDDAENLVSVFDILNENTCFWINDASANQRFIEETTRLMQGDYINKILKDYKFSDYIDKFKRVYSFLPNKADNVEKVNFHFTPQQSINKKFDWFVEDIFNQISKGWSINILAENDKQIERLYAIFKDIEENKKINITKKINIIKFSLDMGFADNISKTAFYVDHQLFNRYKRSSLYDRFRRPERISINELVNMQPGDYIVHITHGIGRYAGLEKIEINGQTQEAIRLVYKDNNEILVSIHALHRVSKYIGKDGTPPVLDKIGGSSWITRKNKAKKKVKDIARELVKLYAKRRASKGFAFSPDTYLQHELEASFIYEDTPDQITATESIKSDMEADFPMDRLVCGDVGFGKTELAVRAAFKAVADSKQVAVLVPTTILAFQHYRTFTERLESLPANVEYLNRFRSNKEQKDVLKKVSEGNVDILIGTHRILSKDVDFKDLGLLIIDEEQKFGVAAKEKLRKFCENIDTLTMTATPIPRTLQFSLMGARDMSILRTPPSNRYPVQTEVMTFDPEIIEKAIRYEIDRGGQVYFVHNRIQNIQDVANIVTKLVPDARIVVGHGQMEGNALEKIMLDFISGEIDVFVSTTIVESGLDVPNANTIIINDAQNFGLSDLHQLRGRVGRSNKKAFCYLFTPPEMILSEESRKRLRAISEFSDLGSGFQIAMRDLDIRGAGNILGAEQSGFISEIGFEMYQKILDEALDELKYDESENEGVEKQDDTDKKYVRDVMIETDSSILIPDNYVPSVSERLLLYKELNEIETEEELEKFKFMLNDRFGNIPAQTLELFDIVRLRWLARQMGIEKLILKKDLLTLYFIAKKESPFYNSKTFQHVIDYTIKNPRKCILKEQNNRLFMKIDGILSVSDSISLLKSILEAD
- a CDS encoding AI-2E family transporter; translated protein: MQWFKKWYVWLPFLLLIFILFYFFPNILVYLLISLVISLMGNPLMRFLDSIKIKKFRIPHSVSALISLTVVFAIILFSLLLLIPIIIDQAMYLSQVDITGIMQSMESQILNLETSLKDYGLLKDDESIEIILIEKSKEFLQSINIQGIASSMIGTIGNISIGVFSVIFLSYFFMRDDKLLFKGLKTFTPTESHDEIARILFYSKKMLSRYFIGLFLELVTVISIISLGMYIIGLKNAVLIGVIAGIFNIIPYLGPIIGGIIGCLIGLTTLTPEIFADQAGMLIIKMVIVFVSANLIDEFLLQPLIFSKSVKAHPIEIFIIILMAGTIAGPIGMILAIPTYTLLRIIAMEFFSNWDFVKNLTRNLNQELQKTKDKDNVPNKKL